From Polyangium spumosum, a single genomic window includes:
- a CDS encoding fatty acid desaturase yields the protein MSSSLTARGPWLVKHPAEWRQIGIVTAYLGVLASMVFVPACRNLPLLAAACYLSFLNTVVIHNHLHQGVFQSRRLNMIFRAVLSFGALYPASANIPSHNLVHHHFEDDGKPDWVAPTYVSFGWNLLNLIHFPNVAGPNTFAGVSRWARIKGREDFVRQYLVEQVVAFGLTGALLVYDFWTTLFFVVVPQLYGARCILRINLIQHDRCDTTSEWNHSRNFVGRAFNWVMCNNGFHTIHHNRAGLHWSSLADAHRREVVPRVDPSLDEPSMVLYLLRTYLLRPSRPPIRDVAKAETLVAQIDLAPREIRRAEAEAEAASA from the coding sequence GTGTCCTCTTCGCTTACTGCCCGCGGCCCCTGGCTGGTCAAGCACCCAGCCGAGTGGCGACAGATCGGCATCGTGACGGCCTACCTCGGCGTCCTCGCCTCGATGGTCTTCGTCCCTGCCTGCCGGAACCTGCCGCTGCTCGCGGCGGCCTGTTACCTGAGCTTCCTCAACACGGTGGTGATCCACAACCACCTGCACCAGGGCGTCTTCCAGAGCCGGCGGCTCAACATGATCTTCCGCGCCGTCTTGAGCTTCGGCGCGCTTTATCCGGCCTCGGCCAACATCCCCTCGCACAACCTCGTCCACCACCACTTCGAGGACGACGGCAAGCCCGACTGGGTCGCGCCGACGTACGTCTCCTTCGGGTGGAACCTGCTCAACCTGATCCACTTCCCCAACGTCGCCGGCCCGAACACCTTCGCCGGCGTCTCGCGCTGGGCCCGCATCAAGGGCCGCGAGGACTTCGTCCGGCAGTACCTCGTCGAGCAGGTCGTCGCCTTCGGCCTGACGGGCGCGCTGCTCGTCTACGACTTCTGGACGACGCTCTTCTTCGTCGTCGTCCCCCAGCTCTACGGCGCCCGCTGCATCCTGCGCATCAACCTCATCCAGCACGATCGTTGCGACACCACGAGTGAATGGAACCACTCGCGCAACTTCGTCGGCCGCGCCTTCAACTGGGTGATGTGCAACAACGGCTTCCACACCATCCACCACAACCGCGCCGGCTTGCACTGGTCCTCGCTCGCCGACGCGCACCGGCGCGAGGTCGTCCCCCGCGTGGATCCGAGCCTCGACGAGCCGAGCATGGTCCTCTACCTGCTCCGGACCTACCTCCTCCGCCCCTCTCGCCCGCCGATACGCGACG
- a CDS encoding fatty acid desaturase, which translates to MTAIVSTLTSLPFTQLRRNRYFYLWYDGFYLVLCAALIALMVTTGFQGLVPTWDNRLWLVLPVACHLQILCSVFIHNATHNNFPRALNRIVGELCGMVVLTRFASWEVIHQRHHRFSDDVEKDPHPVGPSYWRFLVDTIVNVEHQLQQIYFDLYGDTPENRRYERLRAYVSYGTNLLLIATWFLFLGKVGFFFLFVPASIVGFFHLVHFNWSTHNAFSPSGDFKPVNLDHGYYKIGNLLWFGIYMHANHHKRAGMFNPAKMQPSLPITPPPG; encoded by the coding sequence GTGACAGCCATCGTCTCGACCCTGACCTCCTTACCCTTCACGCAGCTCCGTCGGAACCGGTATTTTTACCTGTGGTACGACGGCTTTTACCTCGTCCTCTGCGCGGCGCTGATCGCGCTGATGGTGACGACGGGCTTCCAGGGGCTCGTCCCGACCTGGGACAATCGCCTCTGGCTCGTGCTGCCCGTGGCCTGTCACCTGCAGATCCTGTGCAGCGTGTTCATCCACAACGCGACGCACAACAACTTCCCGCGGGCGCTCAACCGGATCGTGGGCGAGCTCTGCGGGATGGTGGTGCTGACGCGGTTCGCGTCGTGGGAGGTGATCCACCAGCGGCACCACCGGTTCTCGGACGACGTCGAGAAGGACCCGCACCCGGTGGGGCCGAGCTACTGGCGGTTCCTGGTCGATACGATCGTGAACGTGGAGCACCAGCTCCAGCAGATTTACTTCGACCTCTACGGCGACACGCCCGAGAACCGGCGCTACGAGCGGCTGCGGGCGTACGTGAGTTACGGGACGAACCTGCTCCTGATCGCGACGTGGTTCCTGTTCCTGGGGAAGGTCGGGTTCTTCTTCCTGTTCGTCCCGGCGTCGATCGTGGGCTTCTTCCACCTCGTGCACTTCAACTGGTCGACGCACAACGCATTCTCGCCGAGCGGCGATTTCAAGCCGGTAAACCTCGACCACGGCTATTACAAGATCGGCAACCTGCTCTGGTTCGGCATTTACATGCACGCGAACCACCACAAGCGGGCAGGGATGTTCAATCCAGCGAAGATGCAGCCGAGCTTGCCGATCACGCCGCCGCCGGGCTGA
- a CDS encoding EVE domain-containing protein translates to MTTEKHYWLVKSEPYKYSFAQLLADKRAVWDGVRNYEARNNLRAMKKGDLLLFYHSNEDKAVVGVARVAREAYPDPTAEGEDWSAVDVEPVVALKASVELEVIRSDPSLADIALLKRSRLSVVPVSEAHFEHVLALGKTKLPVKKTRRT, encoded by the coding sequence ATGACGACGGAGAAGCATTACTGGCTCGTCAAGAGCGAGCCCTACAAATACTCGTTCGCCCAGCTCCTCGCGGACAAGCGGGCCGTCTGGGATGGCGTGCGCAACTACGAGGCCCGGAACAACCTGCGCGCCATGAAGAAGGGTGATCTCCTGCTCTTCTATCACTCGAACGAGGACAAGGCCGTCGTCGGGGTCGCCCGCGTCGCCCGCGAGGCGTACCCGGATCCCACCGCGGAGGGCGAGGACTGGAGCGCCGTCGACGTCGAGCCCGTCGTCGCGCTCAAGGCCTCCGTCGAGCTCGAGGTCATCCGCAGCGATCCGTCCCTCGCCGACATCGCCTTGCTCAAGCGCTCGCGCCTCAGCGTCGTGCCCGTCTCCGAGGCGCACTTCGAGCACGTGCTCGCGCTCGGGAAAACGAAGCTGCCTGTGAAGAAAACGCGCCGGACTTGA
- a CDS encoding L,D-transpeptidase family protein — protein sequence MNALFALLVATTLLHPSPLPAAPGGKPKKPAADKVALLRVDKSEHRLDLVAEGGRVIKTYKVAIGSGGAGPKRFEGDKVTPVGTYRVKGRFKGLFHQFINVTYPNDVDRARFAELKRRGEVPPGRTVGFGIGIHGVGKREWNGVHKQSDWTHGCIALDDAEIDELSRLVPDDTTLVITD from the coding sequence ATGAACGCCCTGTTTGCGCTCCTCGTGGCGACCACCCTCCTCCACCCCTCCCCGCTCCCCGCCGCGCCGGGCGGAAAACCCAAGAAACCGGCCGCGGACAAGGTCGCGCTCCTCCGCGTCGACAAGAGCGAGCACCGCCTCGACCTCGTCGCCGAGGGCGGACGCGTGATCAAGACGTACAAGGTCGCGATCGGCAGCGGCGGCGCCGGCCCCAAGCGCTTCGAGGGCGACAAGGTCACGCCCGTCGGCACCTACCGGGTGAAGGGCCGCTTCAAGGGCCTGTTCCATCAGTTCATCAACGTGACCTACCCGAACGACGTGGACCGCGCGCGGTTCGCCGAGCTCAAGCGCCGGGGCGAGGTCCCGCCCGGCCGCACCGTCGGCTTCGGCATCGGCATCCACGGCGTCGGCAAGCGCGAGTGGAACGGCGTGCATAAGCAATCGGACTGGACACACGGCTGCATCGCGCTCGACGACGCCGAAATCGACGAGCTCTCCCGCCTCGTGCCGGACGACACGACGCTCGTGATCACGGACTGA
- a CDS encoding RNA polymerase sigma factor — protein MTMDEPRLSEPLADPELRRFLLDFVRRRVSPADADDIVQTVLCEALTAKNRPVDGAELRKYLLGIARHKVADAHRAAARLEMREPPELVAGPPPVEEEALVRWAERQAPATEEAKKTLAWMAREGEGEKLESIAEEEQVPAARVRQRVSRMRRWMKERWLAELAAVAALVALAAILWRVVKDADEPEALVPVPDKVPAPPDTPLDRAKALRADAFWWCERGSYKVCVEQLDAAKQLDPSGDAAPEVQAARERARRALEAPQPRPTSTSTPTPPETKGEIKDTKELEPRKVAPSPKPAPTNAKPKLDPELIDRGTKNEKSRPLPKTQRKKGDIELLKK, from the coding sequence ATGACCATGGACGAACCGAGGCTTTCCGAGCCGCTGGCGGATCCGGAGCTGCGGCGGTTTTTGCTCGATTTCGTGCGCCGCCGCGTCTCGCCCGCCGACGCCGACGATATCGTCCAGACGGTCCTCTGCGAGGCGCTCACCGCGAAGAACCGCCCGGTCGACGGGGCGGAGCTGCGCAAGTACCTGCTCGGGATCGCGCGGCACAAGGTCGCCGACGCGCACCGCGCCGCGGCGCGCCTGGAGATGCGGGAGCCGCCGGAGCTCGTGGCGGGCCCGCCCCCGGTCGAGGAGGAGGCGCTCGTGCGCTGGGCCGAGCGTCAGGCGCCGGCGACCGAGGAGGCGAAAAAGACGCTCGCCTGGATGGCGCGGGAAGGGGAGGGCGAGAAGCTCGAGAGCATCGCCGAGGAGGAGCAAGTGCCGGCGGCGCGCGTGCGGCAACGCGTGTCGCGCATGCGGCGCTGGATGAAGGAGCGGTGGCTCGCGGAGCTCGCGGCCGTGGCGGCGCTCGTGGCCCTCGCGGCGATCTTGTGGCGCGTGGTGAAGGACGCCGACGAGCCGGAGGCGCTCGTGCCGGTGCCGGACAAGGTCCCGGCGCCGCCGGATACGCCGCTCGATCGGGCGAAGGCGCTGCGGGCGGACGCGTTCTGGTGGTGCGAGCGCGGGTCGTACAAGGTTTGCGTGGAGCAACTCGACGCGGCGAAGCAGCTCGATCCGAGCGGGGACGCGGCGCCCGAGGTGCAGGCGGCGCGCGAGCGGGCGCGGCGGGCCCTCGAGGCGCCGCAGCCGCGGCCGACGTCGACGTCGACGCCGACGCCGCCCGAGACGAAAGGCGAGATCAAGGACACGAAGGAACTCGAGCCGCGGAAGGTCGCGCCCTCGCCGAAGCCCGCGCCCACGAACGCGAAGCCGAAGCTCGACCCCGAGCTCATCGATCGCGGCACCAAGAACGAAAAATCGAGGCCCCTCCCCAAGACACAACGCAAGAAGGGCGACATCGAGCTGCTGAAGAAGTGA